atcaaattcctcaatatcaataCTTATACtttatatgtttatccccgttgaaaacttaacatatatgtcatcaatcaccaaaaagggggagattgtaagtgcatctagtggccCTTAGTGATTttcgtgtattgaagacttataggttaaggatctaatgtgtttatgagtgtacacaggtctataagtctatgaggagtttgatatttacagagaaagttgacccgtaaaaatgaatatcttcgaccgaAGAttctggtatttctgaagactttcatgaagactttgaaagtgaagaaattggtgtgtccgtgaagacttgatattcatgcgaggaatatgaagcttgaagactttcgttttcatagtattGTTTTtccctttcttgagtcataggaaacaccgtactgttaaagggggtcgaggaaatactaaggaaaaatttccatgtgatgctcaactcaaaatcctacacctaccaatcacttcgagtgaagccattggaaatctcatacagttcagtaaatttcttcagagacagagacgaagttcttctggtcgctgaggaatttgttctgactgaggagttaggaattcgccagtgcggattgcctacacagtgaggaacatgatagccctgaggaatttgagagtcaaatttccgaccattgctgtgctacgcgccagctatcccaaaatatcttatccacataatgGTCATAtcgttgaagggcatttatgtcttatcatgtcgggctgctccctaggctataaatagtcgccccctacaaccactagctggttggctgctccaagagaaactgacacttgtcatttgagagcaacccatcctccgaggactttgagcgaaaatcatcgagtgaggaaaatccaaacccatacacccacaaacccaaagtgattgagcatcactaaagagattgatcctgcgtggatccaatgcttgttacctttgaagattgtgcttcttccagacggttaggcgtcatggtctagagcatccaagaggaatggtGGAtggccgagtgaccgaagtctgtgaaggtttggaagtcgcctgaagactaaccacgagtgattggacgaggtctgtgtgaccttagttcaaggagaatacggtgaggacttggtgtcctgagctgcgtgctcagcgactgggtgtccgggactatgtgtcctcgagtgtaaatactcagctgctccaaccagatgtacaactgagacagcagttggaactagtctaccaaatcattgtcttcaccaaccgtactggttctatttcctcaattcTTTCATtttctcattactgtgttgagtgattgttcatatctgtgtttgaagacattgactgaagacttcctcaatttcctcagttcaatttcttcagtctgtttgtcttcatcttgtgttatcctgtgattacgctttctgtactctgtgcttgtcttcttttcatcatgatgaccatgtatgtattctgttatgcttactcttgagtacttattccgctgcaagtagttcttcgctaaggaatttcctcaccggcaaattcctcggtgaagaagtcataaaaatcgcctattcaccccccctctagtcgatataacgcactttcatgttGCAACTCCAGTGGTGAACATGCAACTAGCTGACAAAAAACCCTACTGTCCCAGGTGTAGTCGTGTTGGAGGCATGCAGTTGCAGTCGAGTTGTAATGCTTGCAGTTTAAGTCTAGTGATGGATATGTAACTGGGCCGACAACCCAGTTATAGCCGTGTTTGGGGCTACACAGTTGCAATTGGTTTACAACGCTTATAGTTGCAGCTGTAGTATGGACATGCAACTGACCGAAAAACTTAGTAGCCCCAGTTGCTGCGACATTTGGGGGTTATGCAGTTGCAACCATGTTACAACGCTTGCAGTACCAACTCTAGTGGTCGACATGCAACAGGCCAACAAAAGAACTATCGGCTACAGTTGCAGTCACGTTGTGGGCATGCGATTGCAATCAAGTTGCAACACTTGCAGTCGCAAGTCTATTGTTCAACATGCAAATGGGCAACAACCCTCCTACTAGCCCAGCTGGAGCTGTATTTGGGCCTCTGAAGTTGTAATCAAGTTACAATGCTTGGAGTTGCAACTCTAGTGGTGGACATGCAACTGATCTACAAAAAAACCTACCTTCCCCTGTTGCAACGTGTTGGGGCCATGCAGTTGCAATCCGGTTACACTTGAAGTTGCATGTCTAGTGGTTGACATGCAACTGGCCCCGACAACTCCACTTGCACCCCTCAGTTGCAGTCACTTTGTGGCATGTGCAGTTACAGTCGGGATACAACGCTTGCAGACACTTGGATTTGCTGTCGGGATACTTCTAGTGGTGGAATGCAACTGGCTATGACAACTCCTCTCCCGACCCCAGTTGCAGCCGTTTTGTATCCATGCAGTTGCAGTCGATTACAATGCTTGTAGTTGCATTTCTAGTgatggacatgcaactggccccgACAAGTCCCCTCCTGACCCCAGTTGCACTCGCTTTGTACCCAATGCAGTTGCAATCGGGTTACAACACTTGAAGTTGCATGTCAAGTGATGGCTATGCAATTGGTCCGACAACCCCTCTCGGCCCCAATTGCGTTCATTCAGTTCCCATGCAGTTGCGGTCAGTTTACAACGGTTGCAATTGCATGTGTAATGACAGACATGGGCACACTTTTGGGTATTTCCATGATAAAAGAACATAAAAACTATGAAATTGCACAATTGTGTTATTGTACAAGCAGAAAAATACAAgcagcaaaaagaaaaagaagtatAACACGTCATGAGtcaataaaaaagaagaaaaaaataatggGTATTTGCATGTGGGTAGATGGGCATGCAACTAATGGTCCGTTTTTCATTAGagtctaaaataaataaaaataaaaatgatagaatAAAATATAATTGCATTCAAAGTTTGATATTAAAAAGAAAATGACTAAAAAATGAAGAAATAAAAGGTAATACAAAAGCAAAAGAAAAACCCCACTGAAAACAGTTGAAAAAAAAGGACAACACACAAAAGAAAATGAATGTGTTACGACTCAACAAGAAAAATAATCATTCGTTTCACCTAACAAGAAATAGTTCGTCCCTGAACCAGTGGAATTTTTTATTTGTTTTACAAAGAAAGGCCTGCCGTCCTAACAACAAACGCCCACAACACAAAACCGCAAACAGCCAATGCACAAGCAGCCACACACGAAGACGTACGAATATCAGCGCATCTACAAACGGTCACAAAAGTGAATGAGATGTAACTACAAGCAAATTCGTTAAAAGAGTAATGGATACACTCACATCACGAACTACTATTTGCCATTTTAAATCATCATATTTGTCATTTGACCCTACAAACGGGAACATGTTTTTCACAAAACAGTGTAGATTCAAAGTGTATACTCGTATCTACACGAGTGCTTTTTGGGAGGAATTTGGAGAAGTACTTTTCCAGTTTTATTTTAAGAAGTAGTACTCGAGGCTAAATTCCTTTTTCAGTTTGTATAGAAAACTAGGCTGAAAGCTAGtctttagactagccacagtgggagtaatttcagcagtaacatcgagtccaactcagcaaatttgcttatgtgacaaTGAGTTAATGAgcagagaggtagtttgagtaacttaactagttactgtaacatcacatgtcccaatgcaatatgagtctataacctaataaatgaagctttgcatgttaccacacttatgttactacccactataagagcatggttaataatacagccaaCAATCGGCTATAAGGAGTTGACATGTTATCTATAGCCAACCTTGTAGCCGACATATACAATAGTAAGTTTTATATGTGTACTACTTTATTCGTAGTTGGCCCATCTTACAACCTCACAAGCGTCTTGGGTCTCGTGCTAGAGCCGGCTACTAACCAAGAGCCTGCTTATCTTCTCTCTCATCTTCTCTCTCCTCCAACTAAGCAAAGATATAATATTCTAGTCTTTATAGTCTGCTTATGTCACCTTATTGTACTTGCCctaaaggtagtaacatagtctagggatatgtgtatgttagtagtgtatgttactctccattgtggctagtcttacacCTGACTTTATGACTGGTggtggtccaaacttgcagcaacAAACTCGGGACGAGCAGCGAAATGAGAGGGAAAGACAAGAGAATACCTTTATTCCGCGGATGCAAGGTGGATTCTGGTGGCGCATAAGTCCTGCAATGTGATAGCAAGTCATTGACACGTCGTCAAAACCGGATCAGGATGTATATTTCAATGGTAATTAAAGTGCATATATAAATAAATATACTACAAGGAAAACTTAGTCTAGCAGTATATACCTTGTATCTGCTTGCTTCTGCGCATCTTCCTCCAAGTTCTTTTCTTCAATTGCATGTTCATCTGAGCTCTCACCAGCGGTCATGCCTTGTTTTGCCGAAGTCCACTTCCTCATCTCCTTTTGAGCCTCGATGTAGATCTCCTCGTCACCAAAAGTATCCCAGCCCACCCATTGCACATTGATGGTGGAGGTTCTTGGATCCTTGCCAATGGCGCCGGTCAAGACCAGCTGTGTAGACCTTCTGTTGTGTCGATCAGCACCAGTGCCCCTAATTTTTAAGGAGATCTCAGTTAGGCTCATTAGGAGCTCAAACCCAGCATCATTCAAGCCGTACTCTTTCATTCTATTGGCATTGAAACCTATCTTGACCTTTCGGACTTTGGGCATTGCTCCATGCATAAAAGCCACGCATGGTGCAGCACACACAAACTTGAAGTACTTGAGAACCGAGAATCCCTCATCATCAAACAATATCCTGCTCCTGCTTGCAGGGGCAGTCGAGATGAACAAGGAGAGAGCCGCTAGGGAAGGCAATCCTTTCAAAATAGCAATATCTTCTCTTGACAACTCTCTAACTGCCATCTTTAAAATGCAAAGGTTGGTAAGTTCTTTGGTCCACTCAGGTAGGGTGGAGAAGATGCAGCAGCGCCGTGACAACTCTAGTGTCTGAAGAAGGGCCGGAGGAAGGGGCTGGATGCTGAAGCCAAGCCAGGAAATGCTCATGTTTGAAGAACCTGCATCATCATCCTGACTTTTTACAAGAGAGGAGGCTGCAGGTACTAGAGTTACACGTTTGAGATTCCTTAGTTTCCGAACTATCGTCCCCAAGCATTCCAGGTTCTTTTCCAGGTTACCAGGTTGTAGTGTGGAACATGATAGACGAAGTTCCTGGAGATTAGTCAGCTCAGCGAGGCTCATAACGGTTTCTGTTGAGTTCTTGCTGAGATCAAAAACTCCCAGAGTGCGAAGAGAGGTCATGCGGCCAATACCAGCGGGCAGACCAGCCTCGCTAGGAATGCTGAGGTACAACAAGCCCGGCAGATCGACAATGTCTGCTGGAAGTGCAGCTACTTCAGCATCAATTTCCCATGCCATCAATTCTTTCAGCTGTTGCATCTGAGTTGGAAGCTCCACACTCATATGGCATGCATCAAGATGAAAATATCTCAGTCTGAAGAGCTCCGAAATTCCAGTGAGGCTGTAACTCGGCTCATCAGGTTCAGTAAGGTTGTCGCTCAGGTCATCATCAGGTTCACTGATATTGCCACTCAGGTCATCAGGTGCAGTATGGCTGTCTCTCATTTGATCAGAATCAGCCAATAATTTAAGGATCAGAACCTGAAGAAACCGAAACTCCACAACTGAAGGCATCCACTTGAGAAATCCAGAAAAGGCAACTGATCGAACTTTTGACAGTCTCATACTCTCGGGCCCCAGCGGCATGGCATCTACCACATTGCCCAAGTGGAGGGCCAGCCGACGAACCTTGTCAGCAAGCCTTATAGTTGTCTGAGAATGAGCTATTGCAATGCAGAAATTCTCTTCCATGGACTTGTCCCTAATAAACTGAAGTACTATGTGGTGCACTCTACATGACAGAATTTCGTCGTTGCAGTTGATATCCACAGGTTGGATCATTCCCCTGTTAACAAGCTCACAAAAATAGCTGTGTGCAACTTCTTCCCTGTCGTTCCCTTCCGCTGCGGAGATGAAATCTTCGGCCATCCACTGCTTCACCAGATCATCCTTCATGATTATGCAGTCCTCTTCATACATACACAGAGATAACATGCATGCTTTCAAACCATGAGGAAGGTTGTCATAGCCAAGGTTAAGAACTTGATTTATCGTTTCCAAACTAGCATTTGTGGTGAAAGCGGAACTTAGTGAATTCTTTATGTAATTCCATTGCTCTATGCTGCTAGCTGGCTGACGTCCCAAGAGACTGGCCAATATATTAATTGTTAGCGGCAAGCCACCACTTCTTTTTATAATCTCATTTGAAACTTCCTTGAGATGCTGAGGACGTTCAGCTTGCTTGCCGAAAGCTCTACTTAAAAACAGCACTCTTGACTCATCTTCACTAAGTGGTTCCTTCTTGATGATGTATTTGGAGTCATCTTGTTTCTTGAAAGGCATATATGTGGAATTATCTTCTttctttgcacagcatgtttgggcTATTACTTCAACTTCGGATGTCGTTAATATTCTACTGCAACAGTTTCCCTTTGGCAATGATCGATTAACAAGGTCCCAGGTTGACAATGCCCACAGATCTTCAATTACAATTAAGTACCTGCCAAAAATATTTGTATTGTATCATTTACCATGCAAAACAATATGGAAGAACCACCTATTGGTAACATGGAGTGATAGCAGCATGGATTTAGGATTCAAATGGCAATGCACACCTTAAAAAACTGACAAAAAAAATTAGTATTCCATTCATCTAGTAGAAAATGTAGCGTGTCCATCTGAAATCGCGCCTtaattttcccgcaaaaaaaaaagaaatcgTGCCTTAATTTAGGAGTAGTATAAATACAAATACAATTTTTTATTTATGTAGTAAAACAAGCGTATATGCCTCCAGAATAGGAAAACACTCACGTCTTATCTTGGAGGTGTGCCCTGATGCTAAGGACGAGATTATGCAGGTCGCAAGCGTCGTCCGTGAGCTGCTGCGGCCGAACTTGGGAGAGTATGCTGGTGAGAAGGCCCTTCATGTCTGGTTTCCGCGATGTCCGCACGAAAGCCAGACACTGGAACTGACCtccgagcatacggtacacttgttTGGCAAGGGTGGTCTTCCCAACCCCACCAGGTCCAACAATGCACgccaccttgtgctccggctgtccAGCGTTAGCCAGCGCCAGCCAGCCGCAGAGCTGCTTGATGGAGCTGTCCACACCGACAAGGTGAATGGCAGCCACGCCGGATGGTggtgacggaggaggctggccgctgcTGCTGGGCCGCCACTTGCAGTTACGACCGAGATAATCATTGTGCCGTCGAATCGCTTCCTTGACGCGAGTCCTGAACCCCGAGATCTCGATGGCGATCCACTGGCGCCGCATCGGCCTCTCCGGAAACCTCCGAGAGATCTTGAATCGGGGGGGTTTCTGGACGACGTTGAACCTGGCACCGCCGCCGGCGACGTGGGCGAGCTCGTAGATGAAGTCGTCGATGTCGTACGACAGGTCGCGCACGCATCCCATCCAGGTGCTGGCCGTCGAGGCAGGGAACTCCACCTCCGATGGCTCCAGCAGGTAGTTGTCTATTAGTTCTTGGAGCTCGCCTTGGAGGATGCGgagcttcttcttctcctctgcccgcaGACCGTGCTCCGGTCCCGACAGCAACGATTCCATCTTCATAGGGAGGGACCGCATGACTCCCTGGGAAGCGCTGACCGGAGCCTCCATCTCCGGACTCCTTCCTGAACCGAATCAAACCAGACACTATTAGTTTCTCCTTAAGAGCAACATTGGTATGGACGAATAACATACACGAAggaatatttttttcctttttttgcgggGAGAGAAATATTGTTTTACCTGTACCGGAGAGAGAAGAAATCAAGTAATGGAAGAATTGGGAACTCACCGGATCAGGGCAAAAGGTCGATGATCAATAGTGGATCTGGATGCGACTATGCCCAGCTCTGTGTGAGCTTGCCCTCTGAACTTATCGAGAGATGTGGACCAGGGACCAAACAGCACACCAGCAGTAAATGGAGGGTAAGTTGTAAGTTTTACCGAGTTGTTAAATCGGGGCTGGACTGAACAATTATGGCACCTCAAATGCCCACGCGTCCGCTTTGACTCGCATTTTGTTTCTCATTTTTTCGTTCACGCAGTTAtgtttctcattttttttctttatatgTCCGGTCACATGGATGTGATTGATGGAgaagaagagagagaaagaaaagaaatgTTGTGAACTTTTAGCCGCTCGCAGGATCAAGACGTCATCGACACTCTCATCACCGACCTGCGCGCACCCGCACTCCACTTGGCGCGGCGGCTTCCTCCGCCACCCCCGAAGCCGGATTAGCCACTTGGTGGCCGTTGTCTCGCATTTTGTGTCTCTTCTGTTTTAGGACTTGTTGAACTGTGTCCTCCGCAGAACCCTCAGTACTGTGGACCTGGGTGTCTGTGCTACTTTGTGTcctgtgcgtgcgtgtgtgcatttGTGTTGTGAACTCGTTTCGGTTGTTTGTGGCTCGctggtttgctttatatataaagcggtgcAAAAGCCTTTTTGTTAAAGAAAAGAAATAGtaataaagaaataaaaaaatgcTCTATGGGGCCCAATCCTATGTGACGGACGTAGGACCACTGACCGGACACACCCGAACACTTTTCATACTCATTCCATATATAAGATGAATATGAGGGCTCCCGGACAGCCCGGGCAATTAAGGAGGCTTTGAGAGGTCCGGTTCGGTCAAATTTTTGCTACTTTTTGCTTCTCTCCTGTCTGACCTCgatgccgccgccggcctcgcctccctcgcctcatCGGGCCTCACCTCCGTCCCCTCCGGCAAAGGTAAGCACCCCCCCTCCCGCAAGACCGCCTcgccgaccaagaagaagaaaCCGACGCCCGAGGAGCGGGTCAGGGAGTCGGACAAAaggaagggccggaggcacgcAGCGGACACACGGGATGAAGCAGCGGCCGTCGCCGCCCTCACCAGCGCCGCATAGTAGGAGGAAACCGACGCCCGAGTGgcggcggcaacgagggaggcCCTGATCAACCTAGGGGTAAACCCTGGCCAGCACAGGCTTATCAATGCCGCCGTTGCCGCGGCTAGCACGGGCTCATACTCGTTTCCTCGGATGGTGCTGCCAGAGTCACCACGCGTGTCAAGCACGCACCCGATTCCCGACTTCCATGTCTATCCGCAAGCCTCTCGACTCGTCGTGGAGTGCTCGACGGAGGTAAGCGTGGTGGTGCCTTCCACGCCCCCGCCCGTGTCCATCGACCTCAATGCCACGCCGGTGGCCGACAGATCATCACCTGGAGGGACGAGAAAATGCATGCAGGAAATGCCAGCCGACATGCTCCCCGGCGCCCGCAACCTGTTCGATAGAATGCCAGCGGCTAGCGACCAGGAAACGGCATACTGTTCAACCGTTTCATCATGGAGAACATCATCTTTGAAGGTGGTGTTGTGGCCACTGGCTCCAGTGCGGTGCCAATGCGGCTGCCTACGATCTCTATGAGACCCAAAGCCAAGACGGCTGAGCATCTTTCCCGCCGACGACCTATAATCAAGCTGCCATGCACGGCGCCTTCATGCAAGATCAGGTCGTGATGGACATGGACGacttcccgctcgaccatgagtTTTTTGGAGGACTACGGCCTTGAGGAGGAGGATGAATTGAGCATCGACGGGGAGCCTTTTTTCGAGGAAGAGCTTGCCAACCAAGCCGTCGGGGCGAAGTCAAAGtgcaaaagcaagcggacaaaggcATACACGCCGTCCAAGGAAAAACTTCTTTTGTGAGTGTTGGAGGGACATTGGGCAAGACCCCAAGGTCGGCACCGAACAAAAGGCATCAACCTGTTGGATTCTATGAACGCAAGAAGTTTCCGCCATACCAAATGCATAGCTCACGTGGGTGGGTGTCCATTTCGAAGCGATGGAGGGTGACACAACAAGAAAGCAACAAGTTTTGTGCCatcctactacctcttgagcactgcatgcgttggttttcccttgaagaggaaagggtgatgcagcaaaggagcgtaagtatttccctcagtttcgagaaccaaggtatcaatccagtacgaggctacacgcaagtccctcgtacctacacaaaaaaataagaacctcgcaaccaacgtgataaaagggttgtcaatcccttcacggccacttgcaaaagtgagatctgatagagataataataagataaatatttttggtatttttatgatatagattgaaaattaaagattgcaaaataaagtagatcagaaacttatatgatggaaaatagacctggggccataggtttcaatagtggcttctctcaagatagcataagtattacggtgggtgaacaaattactgttgagcaattgatagaaaagtgcatagttctgagaatatctaggcatgatcaagcttaattcctgctcgtcctcgagtaggtaaatgataaaaacagaatttttgatgtggaacgctacctagcatatttctcaatgtaactttctttattgtggcatgaatgttctgatccaaatgattcaagataaaagttcatattgacataaaaatagtaatacttcaagcatactaacaagtaatcatgtcttatcaaaataacatagccaaagaaagattatccctacaaaatcatatagttaggccaggcttcattttcgtcacagaaaatactcccatcatgcacaacccccgtttcagccaagcaattggtttatactttttaacgcgcttcagctttttaactctcacgcaatacatgagcgtaagccatggatatagtactatgggtggaatagaatatgatgatggaggttgtgtgaagaagacaaaaaaggagaaagtctcacattgacgaggctaatcaatgggctatggatatgcccatcaattgatgtcaacatgaggagtcactactaggaaaaggcctgctagtggcgcacctgtttttcctactaatggcgcactactggtgtgccactagcaccacgccattagtatTAAATACTAATGGAGCACGACTGGTGCACCATTGGTATCTGCTATACTAATGACgaaccatgcagtgcgccattagtatagcccaacgtgcgccattagtatgcctcccagggggccatatttacccatgtgctttgggggtgatgcgccattagtatcctttctgCAGTGCGACATTAGAgtgctgagtggtgcgccattagtatgaatattagggatttttttcttttttgatatttgcacaggttacaaaatatattattg
Above is a window of Triticum dicoccoides isolate Atlit2015 ecotype Zavitan chromosome 5B, WEW_v2.0, whole genome shotgun sequence DNA encoding:
- the LOC119307119 gene encoding disease resistance protein RGA5-like isoform X2 encodes the protein MEAPVSASQGVMRSLPMKMESLLSGPEHGLRAEEKKKLRILQGELQELIDNYLLEPSEVEFPASTASTWMGCVRDLSYDIDDFIYELAHVAGGGARFNVVQKPPRFKISRRFPERPMRRQWIAIEISGFRTRVKEAIRRHNDYLGRNCKWRPSSSGQPPPSPPSGVAAIHLVGVDSSIKQLCGWLALANAGQPEHKVACIVGPGGVGKTTLAKQVYRMLGGQFQCLAFVRTSRKPDMKGLLTSILSQVRPQQLTDDACDLHNLVLSIRAHLQDKTYLIVIEDLWALSTWDLVNRSLPKGNCCSRILTTSEVEVIAQTCCAKKEDNSTYMPFKKQDDSKYIIKKEPLSEDESRVLFLSRAFGKQAERPQHLKEVSNEIIKRSGGLPLTINILASLLGRQPASSIEQWNYIKNSLSSAFTTNASLETINQVLNLGYDNLPHGLKACMLSLCMYEEDCIIMKDDLVKQWMAEDFISAAEGNDREEVAHSYFCELVNRGMIQPVDINCNDEILSCRVHHIVLQFIRDKSMEENFCIAIAHSQTTIRLADKVRRLALHLGNVVDAMPLGPESMRLSKVRSVAFSGFLKWMPSVVEFRFLQVLILKLLADSDQMRDSHTAPDDLSGNISEPDDDLSDNLTEPDEPSYSLTGISELFRLRYFHLDACHMSVELPTQMQQLKELMAWEIDAEVAALPADIVDLPGLLYLSIPSEAGLPAGIGRMTSLRTLGVFDLSKNSTETVMSLAELTNLQELRLSCSTLQPGNLEKNLECLGTIVRKLRNLKRVTLVPAASSLVKSQDDDAGSSNMSISWLGFSIQPLPPALLQTLELSRRCCIFSTLPEWTKELTNLCILKMAVRELSREDIAILKGLPSLAALSLFISTAPASRSRILFDDEGFSVLKYFKFVCAAPCVAFMHGAMPKVRKVKIGFNANRMKEYGLNDAGFELLMSLTEISLKIRGTGADRHNRRSTQLVLTGAIGKDPRTSTINVQWVGWDTFGDEEIYIEAQKEMRKWTSAKQGMTAGESSDEHAIEEKNLEEDAQKQADTRTYAPPESTLHPRNKGETLAIGLVGDILDPFVKAASLKVLYNGKELINGSELKPSQVAYEPRVEIAGSDHDMRNLYTLVMVDPDAPSPSNPTAKEYLHWLVTDIPESTNASYGMHRFAFVLFRQSARQTIYAPGWRPNFNTRDFSAVYSLGPPVAAAFFNCQRENGSGGKRYIR
- the LOC119307119 gene encoding disease resistance protein RGA5-like isoform X1 — its product is MEAPVSASQGVMRSLPMKMESLLSGPEHGLRAEEKKKLRILQGELQELIDNYLLEPSEVEFPASTASTWMGCVRDLSYDIDDFIYELAHVAGGGARFNVVQKPPRFKISRRFPERPMRRQWIAIEISGFRTRVKEAIRRHNDYLGRNCKWRPSSSGQPPPSPPSGVAAIHLVGVDSSIKQLCGWLALANAGQPEHKVACIVGPGGVGKTTLAKQVYRMLGGQFQCLAFVRTSRKPDMKGLLTSILSQVRPQQLTDDACDLHNLVLSIRAHLQDKTYLIVIEDLWALSTWDLVNRSLPKGNCCSRILTTSEVEVIAQTCCAKKEDNSTYMPFKKQDDSKYIIKKEPLSEDESRVLFLSRAFGKQAERPQHLKEVSNEIIKRSGGLPLTINILASLLGRQPASSIEQWNYIKNSLSSAFTTNASLETINQVLNLGYDNLPHGLKACMLSLCMYEEDCIIMKDDLVKQWMAEDFISAAEGNDREEVAHSYFCELVNRGMIQPVDINCNDEILSCRVHHIVLQFIRDKSMEENFCIAIAHSQTTIRLADKVRRLALHLGNVVDAMPLGPESMRLSKVRSVAFSGFLKWMPSVVEFRFLQVLILKLLADSDQMRDSHTAPDDLSGNISEPDDDLSDNLTEPDEPSYSLTGISELFRLRYFHLDACHMSVELPTQMQQLKELMAWEIDAEVAALPADIVDLPGLLYLSIPSEAGLPAGIGRMTSLRTLGVFDLSKNSTETVMSLAELTNLQELRLSCSTLQPGNLEKNLECLGTIVRKLRNLKRVTLVPAASSLVKSQDDDAGSSNMSISWLGFSIQPLPPALLQTLELSRRCCIFSTLPEWTKELTNLCILKMAVRELSREDIAILKGLPSLAALSLFISTAPASRSRILFDDEGFSVLKYFKFVCAAPCVAFMHGAMPKVRKVKIGFNANRMKEYGLNDAGFELLMSLTEISLKIRGTGADRHNRRSTQLVLTGAIGKDPRTSTINVQWVGWDTFGDEEIYIEAQKEMRKWTSAKQGMTAGESSDEHAIEEKNLEEDAQKQADTRTYAPPESTLHPRNKGETLAIGLVGDILDPFVKAASLKVLYNGKELINGSELKPSQVAYEPRVEIAGSDHDMRNLYTLVMVDPDAPSPSNPTAKEYLHWLVTDIPESTNASYGNKLFSYERPNPTAGMHRFAFVLFRQSARQTIYAPGWRPNFNTRDFSAVYSLGPPVAAAFFNCQRENGSGGKRYIR